In Thermotoga sp. Ku-13t, one genomic interval encodes:
- a CDS encoding ATP-binding protein, protein MLFDPQPKSSRDDLYDREEELKQLQLSEEPIVLILAPRRFGKTSLLKVFLSETDRPSVFFDCRSISMNTAKEDFLLSFIRQVGKLVKTYSSFMNFLRRIKGLKIFGMEIALAGDEKPDLVEVLEKLDDWAECQGKRLVLAFDEVQFLRFLRKAGGIDLPRLFAYAYDNLKNLQFIMTGSEVGILEDFLALENPNSPLYGRYVREIHVPRLTPKQSKDFLIKGFAQYGLKVPEDAIEAAVRRLDGIIGWLVHFGKRTLDLGAPNERILEQIVQEAKQAVLQELKKIFQLSERYRHVLRAIALGLHTWNDIKEAVEMKERMKLPDASFNRIISKLVKMGYLEVERGEKNQYFIIDPVVREAMID, encoded by the coding sequence TTGCTGTTCGATCCACAACCGAAGAGCAGCCGCGACGATCTCTACGATAGAGAAGAGGAACTGAAGCAGCTACAACTCAGCGAAGAACCCATCGTACTGATATTAGCTCCAAGGAGGTTCGGGAAGACTTCCCTGTTGAAGGTGTTCTTATCCGAGACGGACAGGCCCAGCGTTTTCTTCGATTGCAGATCGATCTCCATGAACACCGCGAAAGAAGATTTTCTCCTGAGCTTTATTCGCCAGGTCGGGAAGTTGGTGAAAACCTACAGTTCCTTCATGAACTTTCTCAGGCGGATCAAAGGCTTGAAGATTTTCGGAATGGAGATCGCGCTCGCCGGCGACGAGAAACCTGACCTTGTGGAAGTTTTGGAGAAGCTTGACGACTGGGCTGAGTGTCAGGGAAAGAGACTCGTTTTAGCTTTCGATGAAGTTCAGTTTCTGAGGTTCCTCAGGAAGGCCGGCGGGATCGATCTTCCTCGTTTGTTCGCTTACGCCTATGACAATCTCAAAAATCTGCAGTTCATCATGACGGGTTCCGAGGTGGGTATCCTTGAAGATTTTCTCGCTCTCGAAAATCCGAATTCACCACTCTACGGAAGGTACGTGAGAGAGATTCACGTCCCACGGCTCACACCCAAACAGTCTAAGGACTTTCTCATCAAAGGGTTCGCCCAGTACGGGCTGAAAGTTCCAGAAGACGCGATTGAGGCCGCAGTGAGGAGACTGGACGGAATAATAGGCTGGCTCGTTCATTTTGGCAAGCGGACCCTCGATCTGGGTGCGCCGAACGAAAGGATCCTGGAACAGATCGTGCAAGAAGCGAAGCAAGCGGTGCTGCAGGAACTGAAGAAAATTTTCCAACTGAGTGAAAGGTACAGGCATGTTCTCAGAGCCATCGCGCTGGGCTTACATACATGGAATGATATCAAAGAGGCTGTGGAGATGAAAGAGCGAATGAAACTGCCCGACGCATCGTTCAACAGGATCATCAGCAAGCTGGTCAAGATGGGTTATCTTGAAGTGGAACGTGGTGAAAAGAATCAGTATTTCATCATCGATCCTGTGGTCAGAGAAGCTATGATAGATTGA
- a CDS encoding MalY/PatB family protein: MPIEFIERDHTNCVKYDAIRARYGDDVMPAWIADMDVKVCDHIVEALKKRVEHAVFGYTFRPEEYYEAIVGWYRRRHGVSIQREWIIDGLGVMPMIALLVNLLTEPGDGIIIQPPVYPPFFNVIRRNKRIVVENRLKKLNEKYVMDLEGLERLLSHHRIKLLILSNPHNPVGRAWTYEELKDLSELCSKHNVTIISDEIHADIVYEPFRFTSILKVGLQNVIVLSSAGKSFNVPGLTNGYGIVPDEKIRKLYNEALEAFELTTPNIFGTLALQIAYTSCEEWFKSLLERLRENRDFAYHFVKENMPLIDVVLPEATFLMWLDCSKLGLENPHRFFLERARVYLNNGADFGEPMGVRLNFACSMENLKRILEAMRKAYDLILNHT, from the coding sequence GTGCCGATCGAGTTCATCGAGAGAGATCACACGAACTGCGTCAAGTACGATGCGATAAGGGCAAGGTATGGCGATGATGTCATGCCCGCCTGGATCGCGGACATGGACGTTAAGGTGTGTGATCATATCGTCGAGGCGTTAAAAAAGAGAGTTGAACACGCGGTCTTCGGTTACACCTTCAGACCGGAAGAATACTACGAAGCCATCGTTGGCTGGTACCGAAGAAGACACGGCGTTTCGATCCAGAGAGAATGGATAATCGATGGACTAGGCGTGATGCCGATGATAGCGTTGCTTGTGAATCTTCTAACCGAACCGGGCGATGGCATTATCATACAGCCGCCGGTCTATCCACCATTTTTCAACGTCATCAGGAGGAACAAAAGGATCGTCGTGGAGAACAGGCTCAAAAAGTTGAACGAAAAGTACGTCATGGACCTCGAAGGACTTGAGAGGCTGTTGTCGCACCACAGGATCAAACTGCTGATCCTTTCCAACCCGCACAATCCCGTTGGAAGGGCGTGGACGTACGAAGAGTTGAAAGATTTGTCAGAACTTTGCTCGAAGCACAACGTGACGATCATCAGCGATGAGATACACGCAGACATCGTGTACGAACCGTTCAGGTTCACTTCGATACTGAAAGTGGGACTTCAGAACGTGATCGTTCTCAGCTCGGCGGGAAAGAGTTTCAACGTTCCGGGCTTGACGAACGGTTACGGGATCGTTCCAGACGAGAAGATCAGAAAGCTTTACAACGAAGCACTCGAAGCCTTCGAGCTCACAACGCCAAACATCTTTGGAACGCTCGCTTTGCAGATCGCTTACACATCCTGCGAAGAATGGTTCAAAAGTTTGCTGGAAAGACTTCGCGAAAACAGAGATTTCGCTTACCACTTTGTGAAAGAGAACATGCCGTTGATCGATGTCGTTTTACCCGAGGCGACGTTTTTGATGTGGCTCGATTGTTCGAAACTGGGTTTAGAAAATCCCCACAGGTTCTTCCTCGAAAGGGCAAGAGTGTATCTGAACAACGGTGCAGATTTCGGCGAGCCGATGGGTGTGAGGCTGAACTTCGCCTGCTCCATGGAGAATTTGAAAAGAATACTCGAAGCGATGAGGAAGGCTTATGATTTGATCCTGAACCACACCTGA
- a CDS encoding AEC family transporter: MTNVVLNQVLAIFLLTGFGFALKKINLLSDGFTRSSSDLIIYVTLPAMIISSMDREFSREVARTSLQIFLMGAIMYACSTLLAFLFAHFRRFEEHQRGVYMYMIVFGNVGYLGYPIMNAIYGDIGIFYSAVFNIWFNVLTWTLGVGIMARGRLNVRNTFINPGLLSTLFGLFIFLTPLELPGLIKSVLDSVGSMTTPLAMFLVGAFLAEAKLKDLVAQMDLYLASILKLIATPALVFVLIKNFDLPAIVKALPVLMAGMPSGVNTAIFAKMFDRDYRLAAQGVVLSTALSMISLPVLILLTIK; encoded by the coding sequence ATGACGAACGTTGTGCTGAATCAGGTCCTGGCGATCTTCCTTCTGACAGGTTTCGGGTTCGCGCTGAAGAAAATCAATCTCCTCAGCGATGGTTTCACCAGGAGCAGTTCCGATCTGATCATCTATGTTACACTGCCGGCGATGATAATAAGCTCGATGGACAGAGAATTCTCCAGAGAGGTTGCCAGAACATCGCTTCAGATATTCCTCATGGGTGCCATCATGTACGCGTGTTCGACTCTGCTGGCTTTTCTGTTCGCCCATTTCAGAAGGTTCGAAGAGCATCAGCGTGGTGTCTACATGTACATGATCGTCTTCGGCAACGTTGGTTATCTGGGTTATCCGATCATGAACGCCATCTATGGGGATATCGGGATCTTCTACAGTGCGGTGTTCAACATCTGGTTCAACGTCTTGACCTGGACACTCGGTGTGGGTATCATGGCGCGCGGCAGACTCAACGTTCGAAACACGTTCATCAACCCCGGCCTACTCTCGACACTTTTCGGATTGTTCATATTCCTCACACCGCTCGAATTACCCGGCTTGATCAAATCCGTACTCGACAGCGTCGGTTCGATGACCACTCCGCTCGCTATGTTTCTGGTCGGCGCGTTCCTGGCCGAAGCCAAGTTGAAGGATCTCGTTGCCCAGATGGACCTGTATCTCGCATCGATTTTGAAATTGATTGCAACACCGGCTCTTGTGTTCGTTCTGATCAAAAACTTCGATCTGCCGGCGATCGTGAAGGCTCTCCCCGTCTTGATGGCAGGTATGCCTTCGGGTGTGAACACCGCCATTTTCGCAAAGATGTTCGACAGGGACTACAGGCTTGCCGCCCAGGGCGTGGTGTTGTCCACGGCGCTTTCCATGATCAGCCTTCCGGTTCTGATACTGCTCACTATCAAATAG
- a CDS encoding DUF362 domain-containing protein, which yields MKVSLLRCDSYEEATQILKNALINFADLFRPGDTVLVKPNMLSARRPEEAVTTHPAIVRAVLSFLKEIKCSVVVADSPASGNFQRIAEKTGIKDVCEEFNVPVFELDQPVPMNGEVYKKINIDKRIFEVDKIVNVAKLKTHSQMVLTLAVKNTFGCVPGLEKSGWHMRCGTNENFAALLVDIHKLVKPTLNIVDGVVGMEGNGPANGKIKRFGVIALSTDGFTLDFVLCKRMNVEPLIIYTVRESLERGLIVDHDVEGEWTSRIELPITTPVLPVPEALRSLARRLARSPRISRTKCVRCRICEERCPAKAINIDKMKIDYEKCIKCYVCHEVCPQGAISLVRRIF from the coding sequence ATGAAAGTAAGTTTACTTCGCTGTGATTCTTACGAAGAAGCCACGCAGATTCTCAAAAACGCTCTGATAAATTTCGCAGACCTTTTCAGACCCGGTGATACCGTGCTCGTCAAACCCAACATGCTCTCGGCTCGAAGACCGGAAGAAGCCGTGACAACGCATCCAGCGATCGTAAGAGCCGTTCTATCTTTCCTCAAGGAAATCAAATGCAGTGTGGTCGTGGCGGACAGCCCAGCCTCGGGTAACTTTCAGAGAATAGCTGAAAAGACAGGAATAAAGGATGTGTGTGAAGAGTTCAACGTCCCCGTATTCGAGCTGGATCAACCAGTTCCAATGAACGGTGAGGTCTACAAGAAGATAAACATCGACAAAAGGATCTTCGAGGTCGATAAAATCGTGAACGTGGCCAAGCTGAAGACTCATTCTCAGATGGTGCTCACACTCGCAGTCAAGAACACCTTCGGTTGTGTTCCTGGGTTAGAGAAATCCGGATGGCACATGAGGTGTGGAACGAACGAAAATTTCGCCGCACTGCTCGTCGACATTCACAAGCTGGTCAAGCCCACATTGAACATCGTCGACGGTGTTGTGGGGATGGAGGGCAACGGCCCGGCGAACGGGAAGATAAAACGTTTCGGCGTGATCGCGCTCAGCACCGACGGGTTCACACTCGATTTCGTGCTGTGCAAGAGAATGAACGTTGAACCACTGATCATCTACACGGTACGTGAGTCGCTCGAAAGGGGTTTGATCGTCGATCACGATGTCGAAGGAGAATGGACGTCCCGCATCGAACTTCCCATCACCACCCCTGTGCTCCCGGTCCCGGAGGCGCTCAGATCGCTCGCGAGGCGCCTGGCTCGTTCGCCCAGGATTTCCAGAACGAAGTGTGTTCGCTGTAGAATATGTGAAGAGAGGTGCCCAGCAAAGGCGATAAACATCGACAAGATGAAGATCGATTATGAAAAGTGCATAAAATGCTACGTGTGCCACGAGGTGTGTCCGCAGGGAGCCATAAGTCTGGTGAGGCGCATCTTCTGA
- a CDS encoding adenosylhomocysteinase — protein sequence MKSGHVKIEWVYKFMPILKSIEEEYGPKKPLKGLRIGMSIHLEAKTARLALLLRGLGAEVIVTGSNPLSTQDDVAEALRERGLTVYAKRTEDERVYVENLKKVLMTQPHLILDDGADLTVMAHTEHQEALKNLRGVTEETTTGVRRLRALHRKNLLKVPVIAVNDAFTKHLFDNRYGTGQSTWDGIMRNTNLTIAGKIVVVCGYGWCGKGIAMRARGLGARVIVTEVDPVKALEAVMEGFEVMKISQAAKLGDFFITATGNTRVISEKEFLQMKDGAILANAGHFDVEVDVKALERMCVEKYEARPNVTAYRLADGRTLYLLAQGRLVNLAAADGHPAEIMDLSFAVQTLSLIHLATNELTPGVYAVPSHIDEKIARLKLASMGIEIDTLTEEQKNYLEEY from the coding sequence TTGAAATCGGGACACGTGAAGATCGAGTGGGTTTACAAATTCATGCCAATATTGAAATCGATCGAGGAGGAATACGGCCCGAAGAAACCTTTGAAGGGTTTACGCATAGGTATGTCGATCCATCTTGAGGCGAAGACCGCGAGGCTTGCGCTTTTGCTCAGAGGCCTTGGCGCAGAAGTGATAGTGACTGGGAGCAATCCTTTGAGTACTCAGGACGATGTCGCGGAAGCGCTGAGAGAAAGAGGATTGACGGTTTACGCCAAACGCACCGAGGATGAGAGAGTGTACGTGGAGAATTTGAAGAAGGTGTTGATGACCCAGCCGCACCTGATCCTGGACGATGGTGCCGATCTGACGGTGATGGCGCACACGGAACATCAGGAAGCTTTGAAAAACCTGCGCGGAGTCACAGAAGAAACTACCACCGGCGTGAGAAGACTACGCGCCCTGCACAGGAAAAACCTTTTGAAGGTTCCCGTGATCGCCGTGAACGATGCGTTCACCAAGCACCTGTTCGACAACCGCTACGGCACGGGACAGTCCACGTGGGACGGCATCATGAGGAACACGAACCTGACGATCGCCGGCAAAATTGTCGTGGTGTGTGGTTACGGCTGGTGTGGCAAGGGCATCGCGATGCGCGCCAGGGGTCTTGGGGCGAGGGTCATCGTCACCGAAGTGGATCCGGTGAAGGCGCTGGAGGCGGTCATGGAAGGTTTTGAAGTGATGAAGATTTCCCAGGCTGCGAAGCTTGGAGATTTCTTCATCACAGCCACGGGAAACACGAGAGTAATAAGCGAAAAAGAATTTCTCCAGATGAAAGACGGTGCGATCCTGGCGAACGCGGGACATTTCGACGTCGAGGTGGACGTGAAAGCTCTGGAGAGAATGTGCGTGGAGAAGTACGAGGCGAGGCCCAACGTTACGGCCTACAGGCTTGCAGATGGTAGAACGCTTTATCTGCTGGCTCAGGGAAGATTGGTGAACCTGGCGGCCGCAGATGGGCATCCCGCAGAAATAATGGATCTGTCCTTCGCGGTGCAGACGCTGTCTCTGATCCATCTTGCCACGAACGAACTTACGCCTGGAGTGTACGCTGTACCTTCTCACATCGACGAGAAAATAGCCAGGCTCAAGCTCGCGAGCATGGGTATCGAGATAGATACGCTCACCGAAGAGCAGAAGAACTATCTGGAAGAGTATTGA
- a CDS encoding alpha-amylase family glycosyl hydrolase, with the protein MIFEMLSSVRSRGKLDYCVPSLWIEGWYKGPCRMENDKAFVDPAVLFSELKEWLKQNKLIDAEVGESLSLQKNESSRSWIKKAVLYSSLVRTNSAYNHKGFGRFEQDDVLGYRESGTFLKMTLLLPHLKRLGIYVLYLLPITQSSEMFKKGEIGSPYAVKDFLKIDERYHDPLLDGWNVSDEFAAFVQACHMLGIRVVLDFIPRTAARDCNLVLEHPDWFYWVKLEELAGYSPPKIEHLGFCQPTFEQMRELYDLEVVRTHLKKFSFDPSKLDPQKWENFVRHCEKENFMYQIAKEFGVVTAPGFSDWVNDPQPTWDDVTFFRLYLDHPLTAKGKVSKNQAPYVLFDVIKASRFPGEVKNVQLWQYIASVLPQFQKKYGIDGVRLDMGHALPQELQKMIMDNARSIDPSFVFIAEELEPHRAIEAKQAGYDAIVGNSWWMLPRFPEKTYEFFQNLSGSIQLPFLAACETPDTPRTVTRNEGQRLKYLLPFLCAFVRNGIFSINCGQEIEESQPMNLGLDNDACGRFTLKCDDEFQGKLAFFDHYVLHWKRTDLVDFLSELSSVRNRFLDVLLEGEYRPVYLNWQDGTICNASYWKDDLALIVLANLRLSECSVDVLLEHTCGRRIGVLEATSWDGNGWKQEKVSNVITCQLEPLGFKLYVLKLG; encoded by the coding sequence GTGATCTTCGAAATGCTCTCCAGCGTGCGCTCGAGAGGAAAACTCGATTACTGTGTGCCCAGCTTGTGGATCGAAGGCTGGTATAAAGGACCGTGCAGGATGGAGAACGATAAAGCCTTTGTCGATCCCGCAGTGCTCTTTTCAGAACTCAAAGAATGGCTCAAACAGAACAAACTCATCGATGCCGAAGTGGGAGAGTCTCTGAGTCTGCAGAAGAACGAATCGAGCAGGAGCTGGATCAAAAAGGCGGTGCTGTACAGCAGCCTGGTGCGCACGAACAGCGCGTACAACCACAAAGGCTTCGGCAGATTTGAGCAGGATGATGTGCTCGGATATCGAGAGAGTGGAACGTTTCTGAAGATGACATTACTTCTTCCACATCTTAAAAGACTTGGAATCTACGTGCTCTATTTGCTACCGATCACCCAGTCGAGCGAGATGTTCAAGAAGGGAGAGATCGGTTCACCTTACGCGGTGAAAGACTTTTTGAAGATAGATGAAAGGTACCACGATCCCTTGCTCGACGGCTGGAACGTTTCGGACGAGTTCGCAGCTTTCGTTCAGGCCTGCCACATGCTTGGTATCAGGGTGGTTCTCGATTTCATTCCAAGAACCGCCGCGCGTGATTGCAACCTCGTCCTCGAACATCCAGACTGGTTCTACTGGGTCAAGCTCGAGGAACTGGCAGGCTATTCTCCACCAAAGATCGAGCATCTGGGTTTCTGCCAGCCGACCTTCGAGCAGATGAGGGAACTGTACGATCTCGAAGTGGTTCGCACGCATTTGAAGAAGTTTTCTTTCGATCCTTCAAAACTTGATCCGCAAAAATGGGAAAATTTCGTGAGGCACTGTGAAAAAGAGAATTTCATGTACCAGATCGCGAAGGAGTTCGGAGTCGTAACGGCGCCGGGCTTTTCCGACTGGGTCAACGATCCACAACCGACCTGGGACGACGTGACGTTCTTCAGGCTCTATCTGGACCACCCGCTCACCGCGAAGGGAAAGGTATCGAAAAACCAGGCACCGTACGTGCTTTTCGATGTCATCAAAGCGAGTCGTTTCCCCGGAGAGGTGAAGAACGTCCAGCTTTGGCAGTACATAGCGTCCGTGTTGCCACAGTTCCAGAAGAAGTACGGAATCGACGGTGTGAGGCTAGACATGGGCCACGCGCTGCCGCAGGAGCTCCAGAAGATGATCATGGACAACGCGCGTTCTATCGACCCGTCGTTCGTCTTCATCGCGGAAGAACTCGAGCCACACAGAGCAATCGAAGCGAAACAGGCCGGTTACGATGCGATCGTCGGAAACAGCTGGTGGATGCTCCCGAGGTTCCCTGAAAAAACCTACGAGTTCTTCCAGAATCTTTCTGGCAGCATACAGCTTCCGTTCCTGGCGGCTTGCGAAACTCCCGATACCCCCAGAACCGTTACGAGGAACGAGGGACAGAGGCTAAAATACCTTCTTCCGTTCCTATGTGCGTTCGTGAGGAACGGAATTTTTTCGATCAACTGTGGGCAGGAAATAGAAGAAAGTCAACCCATGAACCTTGGGCTCGATAACGATGCGTGCGGCAGGTTCACTTTGAAGTGCGACGATGAATTTCAAGGCAAACTTGCATTCTTCGATCACTATGTTCTTCACTGGAAGAGAACAGATCTTGTCGATTTCCTTTCAGAACTTTCCAGTGTGAGAAATCGCTTCCTGGACGTGTTGCTCGAGGGAGAATACAGACCGGTCTATCTGAACTGGCAGGATGGAACGATCTGTAACGCGTCCTACTGGAAGGACGATCTCGCGCTGATCGTGCTGGCCAACTTGAGACTGAGTGAGTGCAGTGTGGATGTGTTGCTGGAGCACACATGTGGTCGAAGGATCGGGGTACTCGAAGCCACGAGCTGGGATGGAAATGGATGGAAGCAGGAGAAAGTCTCTAACGTGATAACATGCCAGCTCGAACCGCTCGGTTTCAAACTCTACGTTTTGAAGCTGGGGTGA